In one Silene latifolia isolate original U9 population chromosome 10, ASM4854445v1, whole genome shotgun sequence genomic region, the following are encoded:
- the LOC141606518 gene encoding uncharacterized protein LOC141606518 — protein MGVNPLYIENFEKDIPLVLSLRRKHDDCGVMLSKETFPLVVNYSLIPLYKKCLPVAMDNGCLSSAKMILERILTHDIGNLGDRLHGAGITNPVVRKMANHLTVKYPVKQIMINSEDFEKFLEVLPRFHGKNHKDSKTILKEAVERGEDWLVRLALKSDIHLVTESAPAWQLECDKGYFSTLLVFLEVCDPEKFMKICKDENILVSTRWFEHSQNMDYFKLPLFKALLNKRDKHGRTPLHHAIQRDDLELTKALLEIEGIDVSIKDKNGKTAIDLLQKHCRFSPSWGKMCEEIKQHSALKELKYLFWKISFEGMKNTMSVVAALVATITFAAGFTVPGGLDSKDGTPVLATKAAFLVFSVSNTIASMCCSIMVLFILLGPMMWDPYPSLIYVNLSLSLLLMSLGGTMVAFITGVYATMVTKAKWEAIFVIVSCSSILFMACIVMLLIYLSHFQKLLSKPYIWFKKIFMEHNYVNGWTSFIATANSSQQPAWSSNKPMSQFSDSTMADVQPGSSDTVVPIASGDTMAVNVQSGISNTLVTEVSSSPLTERHTPRIIMEVGQSSGTSYLAPNDIKIEIKHN, from the exons ATGGGTGTAAATCCACTCTACATTGAGAATTTTGAAAAGGACATACCATTAGTTCTGTCCTTGCGAAGAAAACACGACGATTGTGGAGTAATGTTGTCCAAGGAGACTTTTCCATTAGTAGTGAACTACAGCCTTATTCCCTTATACAAAAAATGCTTACCTGTTGCCATGGATAATGGTTGTCTATCATCTGCCAAGATGATACTAGAAAGAATATTAACTCATGATATAGGTAATTTGGGAGATCGTCTCCATGGTGCTGGAATTACAAATCCTGTTGTTCGTAAGATGGCCAATCACTTAACTGTAAAATATCCAG TGAAGCAAATAATGATAAACTCAGAGGACTTTGAAAAGTTCTTAGAAGTACTTCCTAGGTTCCATGGGAAAAATCATAAGGATTCAAAAACAATCCTCAAAGAAGCTGTGGAAAGAGGTGAAGATTGGTTAGTCAGATTGGCTTTGAAGAGCGACATACACTTAGTTACAGAGTCCGCACCAGCTTGGCAATTAGAATGCGATAAGGGCTACTTTTCCACTCTACTTGTCTTTCTTGAAGTGTGTGATCCTGAAAAATTCATGAAAATTTGCAAGGACGAGAACATCTTAGTTTCTACACGATGG TTTGAACATTCACAAAATATGGACTATTTTAAGCTGCCATTGTTTAAGGCGCTCTTGAACAAACGTGATAAGCATGGAAGGACACCATTGCATCATGCTATTCAGCGTGACGACCTTGAACTGACTAAAGCGTTGTTGGAAATTGAGGGAATTGACGTTAGCATCAAGGATAAAAACGGTAAAACAGCCATTGATTTACTTCAAAAACACTGCAGATTTTCTCCTTCCTGG GGTAAGATGTGTGAAGAAATCAAACAACACTCGGCTCTCAAAGAACTCAAGTACCTTTTCTGGAAGATATCATTTGAGGGAATGAAGAACACTATGTCTGTGGTAGCAGCCCTTGTGGCGACCATTACTTTTGCCGCAGGGTTCACCGTACCAGGTGGCCTCGATAGTAAAGACGGGACACCGGTTTTAGCAACAAAGGCAGCATTCCTTGTGTTCTCCGTCTCTAACACAATAGCCAGCATGTGTTGTTCCATTATGGTCTTGTTCATATTGCTCGGCCCAATGATGTGGGACCCTTATCCCTCCCTCATATATGTTAACTTAAGTTTGTCCCTCCTATTGATGTCCCTTGGTGGGACCATGGTGGCGTTTATCACTGGGGTTTATGCCACAATGGTAACCAAAGCCAAGTGGGAAGCCATTTTCGTAATTGTCTCATGCTCCTCGATTTTATTTATGGCTTGCATTGTTATGTTGCTGATCTACTTGTCTCACTTCCAAAAGCTACTCAGCAAGCCGTATATCTGGTTTAAAAAGATTTTTATGGAACACAACTACGTAAACGGTTGGACCTCATTTATTGCTACTGCCAATAGTTCACAACAGCCTGCATGGAGCTCAAACAAACCTATGTCCCAATTCTCTGACAGCACAATGGCTGATGTGCAACCAGGAAGCTCAGACACGGTCGTGCCTATAGCCTCTGGCGATACAATGGCGGTTAATGTGCAATCAGGAATCTCAAACACACTTGTTACTGAAGTCTCCTCAAGTCCACTAACGGAACGACACACACCACGCATAATCATGGAGGTTGGTCAATCTTCTGGCACTTCATATCTGGCACCGAATGATATCAAAATTGAAATTAAACACAACTGA